A single Elephas maximus indicus isolate mEleMax1 chromosome 2, mEleMax1 primary haplotype, whole genome shotgun sequence DNA region contains:
- the LOC126067914 gene encoding olfactory receptor 2T3-like — MHSGHHTSENETSSTCFILMGLFDQTKYAVFLYTLTSVFFLMALTGNTLLILLIHRDPHLHTPMYFFISQLSLIDLMYICVTVPKMLMDQITGDNTISHLGCGVQMFSYLTLTGAEVFLLTAMAYDRYAAICRPLHYPLLMNQRICHLFMSGCWFLGMFDGLLLTPMTMSLPFCHFRKIMNFFCEAPALLKLSCSDISHYEMEMFMYLCCVLMLLIPTMVISSSYALILCLIHSMNSGEGRRKAFATCSSHMVVVLLFFGAGIYTYMLPRSYHTGEQDMMVSTFYTIITPVLNPLIYSFRNKDVTGTLRNLMTSRVRIRKVLNVKA, encoded by the coding sequence ATGCACTCAGGACATCACACTTCAGAGAATGAAACTTCAAGCACCTGTTTCATCCTCATGGGGCTCTTTGATCAAACTAAATATGCAGTCTTCCTCTACACCTTAACCTCTGTCTTTTTCTTAATGGCTTTAACTGGGAACACCCTTCTCATCCTCCTGATCCATAGGGATCCCcatctccacacacccatgtacttcttcaTCAGCCAGCTTTCTCTCATAGACCTCATGTACATATGTGTGACAGTCCCCAAGATGCTCATGGACCAGATTACTGGAGATAATACAATTTCCCACTTAGGTTGTGGGGTCCAGATGTTCTCCTATCTGACTCTCACTGGAGCTGAGGTTTTCCTCCTAactgccatggcctatgaccgataTGCTGCCATTTGCAGACCTCTCCATTACCCACTGCTCATGAACCAGAGAATCTGCCATCTTTTCATGTCTGGATGCTGGTTCCTGGGAATGTTTGATGGTTTGTTGCTCACCCCAATGACCATGAGCTTACCTTTTTGTCATTTCAGAAAAATCATGAACTTTTTCTGTGAGGCCCCTGCCCTGCTGAAACTCTCCTGCTCCGATATCTCCCACTATGAGATGGAGATGTTCATGTACCTATGTTGTGTCCTCATGCTCCTTATCCCCACCATGGTTATATCTAGCTCATATGCTCTAATCCTGTGCCTCATTCACAGTATGAATTCAGGCGAGGGCCGCAGAAAGGCCTTTGCCACCTGTTCCTCCCACATGGTGGTagtgctgctcttttttggtgcTGGCATATACACCTATATGCTCCCCAGATCCTACCATACAGGTGAGCAGGACATGATGGTGTCTACTTTTTACACCATCATCACCCCTGTGCTGAACCCCCTCATTTACAGCTTCCGGAACAAAGATGTCACAGGGACCCTGAGGAACTTGATGACATCAAGGGTGAGAAtaagaaaagttttaaatgtgAAAGCCTAG
- the LOC126067925 gene encoding olfactory receptor 2T3-like: protein MYSGNETSENQTSRTNFILTGRFDHTKYSVFLYTLIFVFFLMALTGNALLILLIHMEPRLHTPIYCFINQLSLMDLMYICVTVPKMLVGQVTGDNTISPLGCGVQMFSYLNLAGAEFSLLAAMAYDQYAAICRPLHYPLLMKPRICQILVSGCWFLGMFDGFVFAPMTMSFPYCHSRKILNFFCEAPVLLKLSCSDISLYEMLMYLCCVLMLLIPTSIISMSYAFILHIIHRMNSAEGSRKALATCSSHIVVVLLFFGASIYNYMLPRSYHTAEQDRRVSAFYTIIAPVLNPLIYSLRNKDIIEALRSTVPSGIRPRKVVNGKT from the coding sequence ATGTACTCAGGGAATGAAACTTCAGAGAATCAAACTTCAAGAACAAATTTCATCCTCACTGGGCGCTTTGATCATACCAAATACTCAGTCTTCCTCTATACTttaatctttgtctttttcttgatgGCTCTAACTGGGAATGCCCTTCTCATCCTCCTGATCCACATGGAGCCCCGCCTTCACACCCCCATATACTGTTTCATCAACCAGCTCTCCCTCATGGACCTCATGTACATATGTGTAACTGTGCCCAAGATGCTCGTGGGGCAGGTCACAGGAGATAATACAATTTCCCCCTTAGGATGTGGGGTTCAGATGTTCTCCTACCTGAACCTTGCTGGAGCTGAGTTTTCTCTCCTGgctgccatggcctatgaccaGTACGCTGCCATTTGCAGACCTCTCCACTATCCACTGCTTATGAAGCCGAGAATCTGCCAAATCCTAGTGTCTGGATGCTGGTTCCTGGGCATGTTTGATGGTTTTGTGTTTGCCCCCATGACCATGAGCTTCCCCTACTGTCACTCAAGGAAAATCCTGAACTTCTTCTGTGAAGCCCCTGTACTACTGAAGCTCTCCTGCTCTGACATATCCCTCTACGAGATGCTCATGTACCTGTGCTGTGTTCTCATGCTCCTCATTCCCACATCCATCATCTCCATGTCATATGCCTTCATCCTGCACATTATCCACAGGATGAATTCAGCTGAGGGCAGCAGGAAGGCCCTTGCCACCTGCTCCTCCCACATAGTGGTAGTGCTGCTCTTTTTTGGAGCCTCCATCTACAATTACATGCTCCCCAGATCCTACCACACAGCTGAGCAGGACAGAAGGGTGTCTGCTTTTTACACCATCATCGCCCCTGTGCTGAACCCTCTCATTTACAGCCTCCGGAACAAAGATATCATAGAGGCTCTGAGGAGCACGGTGCCATCAGGGATAAGACCAAGGAAAGTTGTAAATGGGAAAACCTAG